The Pelodiscus sinensis isolate JC-2024 chromosome 6, ASM4963464v1, whole genome shotgun sequence sequence AATGTTGCACACAAGCATCAAGGATAGTACTGTAAAACTGAACTGCTCAAAAAAGCAGTCCACAAAAGCTGCAATCTACATATACACACAAAGCACCTATGAATATAAATGCATCAAAATATATATTCTTTTTTACATGTCAATTAAAGAAATTACAGGATGTACCATCACCATACTGGTCTCATCCCAAAATAGCCTTTTGATGTATAAATATTACTCTAAATGTAGAATTACACAGTTGGGTTGTTTTGACTACCTATAATTTCATTTTATCAACTACTTTGCAAGAACTTTGCTCCACTAGAAAGACTGTTTCATAACATTTAGCTTGTTGTTTCTTTGGGCAAAACACACTGAAGGAGTATCATTCAAAGTTTTTGTTCCAGGTGTATCGGGAATTGCAATAGATGGCTCATAGTACTCAGCTGGGGAAGATTTTTCTGAAGCATCTGTTACATTAAAAACGAAGACTACTTCTGTATAGCCCCTTATTCCTTCATAGATCAGCAGTGCTCCTCTGCAAATAATACATGAGCAGTCAACTTTAATGTGAGTACTTATATATTTCCCTCGTCTAGCATTTTGTTGACACCATCACACAGTTTCTGCAAGTGAGACTTATAAGGTCCAAAAGGATTGTATAAAGCAGCCAAAAATTCACAATCAGAGAAATGATCAAACACATTGTTGACACGTCCATGTGATTTTGCAGTAAGATGGCGTTGGATGATTTGATGAAGTAGGTCTCTACAATCATTCAACAATTTGGACAAAAAATTCCTGTCAAAAGTATAATCCACTTGATGGAAACTGACCACAGTTTTAGCCAGCTGATGAACCTTC is a genomic window containing:
- the TNFAIP8 gene encoding tumor necrosis factor alpha-induced protein 8 isoform X1, which encodes MASDVFNSKNLAIQAQKKILGKMVSKSIATTLIDDTSSDVLDELYRVTREYTQNKKEAEKIIKNLIKTVIKLAILYRNNQFNQDEIALMEKFKKKVHQLAKTVVSFHQVDYTFDRNFLSKLLNDCRDLLHQIIQRHLTAKSHGRVNNVFDHFSDCEFLAALYNPFGPYKSHLQKLCDGVNKMLDEGNI
- the TNFAIP8 gene encoding tumor necrosis factor alpha-induced protein 8 isoform X4 encodes the protein MVSKSIATTLIDDTSSDVLDELYRVTREYTQNKKEAEKIIKNLIKTVIKLAILYRNNQFNQDEIALMEKFKKKVHQLAKTVVSFHQVDYTFDRNFLSKLLNDCRDLLHQIIQRHLTAKSHGRVNNVFDHFSDCEFLAALYNPFGPYKSHLQKLCDGVNKMLDEGNI